In Sphingobacterium sp. R2, the genomic stretch ATTGTTGTTTAGAATCCGTTGGTAATGTAACTGCGGTATACCTCGATTTTGGAAGGGCCTGTTCAAACAGGGGTGTCAAGGTGGTGACCAGGGTATCAGTAAAATTCATGTACTTGTCTCTCACGGTAATCGCAAACTGTTTGGGATTTGGTGCAAACCCACGGATGGTACGTGAAATCTGTTTAGCGGAAGTATAGATGTTGTCTACAGAAGGTACCCATTCACCCAACGAATCGACCATCACCATTACGGTGAGATTTTTCTCGGTCTCGTTTTCGGCAGTGATCCGAATGCCACCAAAAGCTGGAATGGCCTCCAGACTTCGGAAAGTATTCCAGATGGGGTTTTCTAAAGGGGTTACAGAGACTTCGATCGGCTCCGAACTGACTTCACTTCTATTTACGGCATAGAGTTTAATTGCATGCGGATTAGTATCTGCAAAACCTTCCACCAACAGTGAGTTGTTGTAGTAGGAGGATTTTACCTCCATTTCTTTGCCCGATTTTAATTGGTATACAGCTTTGACATATAATAAATCCTGATCCTTTGGTAAGGTATAGGTAATCCGTGCGGCCCCAGCCAAGTTTTCTACCTTTACGTTACTCACTTGACCTGGTGCAGCGCTGTTTACGACTGGTGCAACCTGAATTTCTTCTTTACAGTTTTGGAATAAGATGCAGAAGAAAAATATAGCCTGCATTAGTTTTCTGTTTATATTCATTTCGTTGTGACTTTAAGGATAAAATTGAAAAGGGCTACCAACCAAGACTTTGTGTCAATGAAGGATTTACGGTTAATTCGCCTTGAGCAATTGGCCAGAAATAATCTCTAGGCGCTACAAATGTCTGCTGAAATAAGGTTCTTATCTGGTAGTAATCTGCGCTGACCTCTTGGTTTACACTCCATCCGGTAATGTTTTGATTGAAATATTTGACGGCCAATTTCCAGCGTCTTAAGTCCCAATAACGTTTTCCTTCAAAGGCCAATTCGATCATGCGCTCCCGTTGGATAATTTCGCGGAGCCCCTCTTTGGTTGTAGGCTTGTCAGGGTTTGAAGAAAATTGACTCCAAGAAGATAATACACCCGGGATTCCTGCACGTTCACGAATGCGGTCTAAATACGCGTAAACATCAGCTGAAGGACCGTTGGCTTCATTCAACGCCTCAGCATACATCAGATAAATATCGCTTAGGCGCATATCTGGCCAAGGGTAGGATTTATAACTGACACCATTGCTACTGAAAGCTTGCTCCCAGTTGACTAATTTTTTAAGAAAATATCCAGTTTCATTGATCCATCCATGATTATTTGCGCCGGCAGGCTGATTTAACTTTGCCTGCACATAATAGGTATCTTCATCTGAGAGGCTTTTAGTATCAAACTTAAACCAGATACCCCCGTCAAAACCCAGGTCAGCATAAAAGCGTGGTTCGCGGTCGAAGTTTAAACGTGCCGTGGTATATCCTTCTTTGATATAGTAGCGATCTGCAGCGGTGGCCACACGTAAGGTCGACTTATCGTTAAAGTCTAATGTTTTATCTTCGTTGATGGGTACACCATTTTTTGTATAAAACATTTCTGCAATTTTCAACGGCGCGCTTAGGTGCTGCCTTGCTGTACCGACCACTGCCTCTGGAGTTAACAGGGGCATCGCATCTCGCTGTATATTCCATGCCTGATAATTCGGGTTTGCCCAAATGTGTTCAGCAGACCAGCGCTCATTGAACGCTAAATTAATACCTAGCACCTTTGCTGTTGCATCGCTCATCTTAAACTGCCCATATTCAGCCTTATTGAAAGGGAAGAAACGGATTCCCGCCGCATCGGCAGATTCAATTGCAGCTTTAGCGGCTTCAGCAGCCCTGGTCCATTTTGAGGCATCGTAGGAAGGATTGAAAAGCTGTTCACCTTTGCTATTGCGCATGGACTGATAATCTGTATTTCCATTGAATAAAGGGCTCGCCGCAGTGAGCAATACTTCAGCTTTTACAGCCTGGATGATGGGTTTTGTCACACGGCCTAATTCTGCTGCTTTGTTCGGAATAATTAAGGGAACAGCTTTTTGCGCTGCGGAATCTAACAAAGTAACGATATAATTGACAACCTCATCCACAGGACGTTGTTCTACGCGTACAGCTGACTGGTTTGCATCAAGTGATATATTATTTTCAACCACAGGAATTGGGCCATATTGGCGCAATAATAAATAATGGTAATACGCTTTTAGAAACAATACCTCTCCAATCCATCGCGAACGATCATCAACGGAGAGATCAGGTACTTTAGATAGATCAGAAACATTTTCCAAAAAGATATTACAATCTCGGATAGCGATCCATAAGCCACCTCTCCAAGAGTCTACTAGCGGTTGATTCACATTTTGTCCGCCGCGGGCGATTCGCCAGTTGTTAGCCGGATAGATTTCACGTTGGGCGACAGGTAGCCAGACTTCGTCGCCAGCGAGAAATCCTATGTTGCTTTGAGCATCCGAATTATTTGGTAACCATCTATAACAAGTGAAGAGAAATTTCTCAGCTTCATTTCGCAGGGAAAAGGCGTTGTCAATTGTCGCCACATTATCCGGAACGACGTCGATATAATCTTTGCAGGCAGAAACACCAAAAGCACTAAACAAGAGGCATGCGATATAGGTGGCTGTCTTTTTCATATTTTTATTTTTCATTATTTCTCGGTTGTAGTTAACATTAAAAGCCCAGTTGTAAACCAATGTTGTAAACGGACTGAATCGGATAGCCTATTCCTTTTCCTCCCATTTCGACATCCCACATCTTAAAGGAGCTTAAGGCAAATAAATTCATTCCATTGGCATAAACCCGTAGGTTTTTTGCTCTGATACGTTTCATCAAACTTTCTTTGAAAGTATAGCCGACTTCAACCGTTTTCAATCTCAAGAAAGCTCCACTGCGCATCCACCAGGTACTTCTCTGATTATTATTTGCAATAATGTTTTCACTTAGGCGAGGCCAAAAGGCATAAAGATTACGATTTTCCTCACTCCAATAGCTATCAGCAATGACCTGTAAAAGCCCATTTTGTGAACCACCATTTAAATAGAAAGGAGAGATATTCTCAGAATTTATGAAAAAAGAGGAGCGTGCAGAACCTTGAAAGTAAAAGCTAAAGTCTAAGCCTTTCCCACCCACAGTACCACCAAATCCATAGATCATTTCAGGTGTTGTTGGGTAACCAATCGCGACACGATCTAGATCTGTAATCTGTCCATCGCCATTGACGTCACGGTATTTGATATCGCCGCCAAGATAATCCAACCCTGGTTTTCCGAACTGTACAGGAGAATTCAGTACTTCTTGGTCATCCACAAATAGTCTTTCAGCGATGTAACCAAACTCTTGGGACGCTGAAGTTCCTACCGTATAGCGGCTAGCCTCTTTGTAAGCAGGTTCATCCACGATCAATTTTTTGCTCACGGCGTAGGTCATCGTTCCCCGGCCCTGAATATACCAGCTGTCGCCGAAATTCTTGTTATAATTTAGCGTAAGATCTACCCCTTTACTTTCTGCTTTATTGGTATTGGCAACAATAGGAGCACGAAGTCCCATGGTACTTGGTATATAAGATCGACCGGTGAGAATGTTGCTACGTATTTGTTTGTACACATCTACATTTAATTCGAAATCTTTAAAGAGGCCTAGTTCAAGTCCTAAGTTTGTCTGCCGCGATCGTTCCCAAGTGATATCCTGATTGGCATAACGACGAATGGCAATGGTCGGTCTGTTATAGCCCGAAAGCTCACCAAATCCGATCGGAAAATCGTTCATATTTACATCAGATAAATAGAAAAAGCGATCTTGCGAACGGCCTATCTGGTCGTTACCGGCAAAACCATGCGTCGCTCGAATTTTTAGTTTTGAGATGACGTCTTTGACAGGTTCAAAAAATGCTTCGTTAGATATATTGTAACTAAGCCCAAAGGAAGGAAAAAAACCTAAGCGACGATTTTTGGCAAAGCGTTCTGAACCATTGTAACCAAAGTTGAATTCGGCAATATAACGATCATCGAAATTGTAAGAAAAGCGACCAGAAAGACCGATATTGCGTGAAGGTAGAGACAATTGCAAATTCCCGGCATTCCCACTCAATGAATTCTGAACTAATCCGATGACTGTGGCCCCTACATTATGCTTCCCAAAAGCATGATTATAGCTCGCAATTGCATGTGCGTAAAACATCGAGTTGACTTCTTTTGCAGATTCCGAATAATCGAGGTATTCGGTACCGACCGTACCGATCGATCCCAGTGACCCATCGTTCATGACGCGCAGGCTTAAATCGCCATAGGCATCAGCTGATGCGGTGTAATAGAAAGGGTTATATTTGCGATTTACTTCAAAATAGGCATAGCGTTTTAGGTAAGTCATGGCTGTAAGGCTCAAACCTGGAATCAATGCATTCAGATTTTGATTAATTTGAATCTGTGGCATGATCGTAGACGTATTAAATTCTTGATAACCACGGACCATTTCAGCATACGGATTCACAAATAAACCACCATTTCTATTGAGTGCATTACCAAACAAAGGATGATTCATGTAAGGCATATACGAAGACGGATAGATCGCCGGGAACATGACCGGATTCGACCAGATGGCGCGTCTGAAGGTCGCAGCTCCACCATTGATGCGGCTTCCATTTTCGTCTGTGCTGCCGATTGGTCCATTGTAATCGTCAAACTGGGCATATACACGTACTATACCCGTCGTTGTAGGGGTAAAGTTGATATCAACATTTGAACGGACGGAGTAATTTTTTAACTTGATATTGTTATTGAAATTGTTGATTCCGTTCATCTTTAAAATACCGTTATCGATATTATAGGTGCCCGACAGATAGTATTTGGCTTTTGCTCCACCGCCGCTGATATTTAAGTTGTTGCGTTGGTTTAAGGTGTAGTCTTTTATGAGTTGGTCAATCCAATTGTTATTTGGATACAGTAGCGGATTGTCTCCGGCTCGTGTATGATCAATTTTGTTCTGCCAATAGGGAAGTCCCTGTCCGCTGGCGGCATCAGCCGGACGAGTTAGATAAGCCTCGTTGGCCATTTCCATATAGCGGATGTTATCCGCAAATTTAAAATTGCGCGTATTCGTAGAAATATTACTTTCGGTGCGGAATTCAAATTTTGTAGCCCCTTCTTTACCCAGTTTTGTGGTGATCAGAACGACGCCGTTTGCACCCCGGGCACCATACATGGCGGCCGCATTGGCATCGCGAAGCACAGAAAAGCTCGCAATATCATCGGGCTGTAAGCGGGCCATATCGGTCGGTGAAGATTCGATGTTATCGATGAGAATCAATGGGTCTTGTTTTCCGGTACCAAAACTTCCAAGTCCCCGAATAAAGAAATTCGCATTATCAGATCCAGGCTCACCGCTGCGTTGAAAGGCAATCATACCAGCAACCCTTCCCGCAAGCATCGTTGTCAGGTTGCTTGTTGGTCCTTTTAATTCCTTTGGGTTAATGGTGGTTACGGAGCCGACAACAGAAGCTCTTTTTTCACGTTGTCCAAAACCCGTAACAACAACATCATCAATAACATTTTCATTTAGTTTGATTTGAGCATCTAAGGTGATGGTGTTATTGGCATCTATTTTTTTTCCGATCAAGGAAATTTCTTGGCGGGCATAGCCGACACTACTAAATACTAATGTTGCCGTTTTGCTGGCATTTAGTACATATCGACCATTTCCGTCCGTGGATACGCGAAGAGTGCCCCCCAAAACACTTACTGTGACGCCTGATAAGGCTGTGCCGTCATTTTCTGAGGAGACCTTTCCTTGTACCCGAACTTGTTGAGCAAGGGCTGCACAACAAGTTGCCGTCATTAGAAACATAAAAATTCCCAGACGAGATTTAATCTTCTTCCATCTTTTCATTAATAAGAATTTTGGTTATAAATTGAGTTATGTTGATACAATTATCGTCACAATGGACTGTATAATTCGAGGGGATTTACAGCAAAAGAAGGGGGTGAAATCGTCTTTTTCCCCATGTTTTTCTGCCGAAACTTATCTTTAAGATATTCAGCGAATTTTCTAAAGTGTTCAACGTATAAAAATATCAGGGACTAATGATCTTCGTTTAATTTCATTGGCGGCTGTGTCATATGAGAAAATTAGAGCCTTTTTTGTACAAAAATGAACCATTTCTGAACGATTCAGTACCCTCCTGTCAATCCACTATGGCTATTTTTGTACCGTACCTCAATAAATCATTAAATCAGCCCAATAAGTTATAAACTGCAGTAGTGGGCTGCGGAAATGGGGGAATACAGTAACCAATAACCAATACACATCATAATATATTCTGATACGAAATGATAAACAGAAAAATAATCTTTCATGGTATAATAAGTATTTTGTCACTCTTATTTTGTACATCCGCTTTGTCTGGCTTCTCTCAAAAAAGTGAAAGCAATTCAAACAATTCAGCGTATATCCTATTAAAGCCAAAGTACGATGGTCAATCAGTCTTGCGCAATCCTTTAAATGGATGGGTAATGTATGCGCCGCGCAATGCAGATGATACGTATTGGGATATCGAATATTTTGTGCCAGCCTTGGGTAAGAAAGTAAAAGTCATTGATTATGCCTCGGCATGTTATGTACGCACAAGTTGGTCATCGCTGAATCCCAGTGACGGTGTTTATGCCTGGAATGATCCAAAGTCCAAAATTGGGAAGCTTCTGAAAGGCGCTCAAAAGAGAGGGTTGCCCATCGCACTCCGCATTGTTGTTGATGGTCGCGACCAAGGTCAAAATACACCGAAATTTGTTTTTGATCAAGGCGCTAAATATTATCTGGAAAATGAAAACCATCCAGATAGGCAAACTCCCTATCCGCAGGATGCGGTATTTAGAAAGTATTATAGCAAATTTATAAGCGCCTTAGCTCAAGAATTTAATGATTCTGAAAAAACGTCATTTATTGATGCGTATGGCTTGGGAAAATGGGGCGAGGCACATTATGTAGTTTATGAAGATCCTAAAACAGCAACTCCCGAAAGTACTGAAAAAATAAAGGAGGAGACCTTGGATTGGGTAACCAACTTGTATGCTAAAGCCTTCACCAAAGTTCCTTTAGTTATTAACTACCATCGTTTGGTAGGGCATCCCGAAAGTTGGGGAGCTGTAAATCCAAACAGCGAACGCTTATTGAAGAAAGCCATTGATAAAGGCTATAGTCTGCGCCAAGATGCTTTTGGTATGACAGGTTATTATCAGGGATGGGAAAAGAATTTTGCCAAGAAATGGAATTTCAAACGCCCCATCATTATGGAGGGCGGCTGGATTATTGCTCCGGGGAAGCATCGTTATTGGACAGATCCCAGTGGAAAATATAGAGAAGGGCACGACGAGGATGTAAGGAAGGGAGAGTTTGATTTGTCGGCTGAAGCGCATGTGAATATGATGGATTTTAGAGCGGGCGGGGAAACGGAGTCTTGGTTTAAGTCCTTTGATCTGGTTCAACGATTTACTGTAGAGGGAGGATATCGTGTCTATCCGGACCAGATCAAATTGCCGCAAGATATCCGTTCTGGTGCTGCAGCCTTAATTTCCCATCGTTGGCAAAATATGGGCTGGGGTTACCTACCAAATAATATTCCACAGTGGAACTATAAATATAAAGTAGCTTTTGCGTTGTTAGATGCGAGCGGGCATGTGAAGAAGATTTTTATTGATCATCAAAGCGAACCGTCTGTATGGTTGAAAGGTGCTGGTGTGAATTACAACCTAAAAGCAAAAATAGATCTACCTGCCGGAATTTATAGCTGGGCTGTCGCCATTGTAGATACGACAAAAGATAGTAAACCAGCAATTCAACTCGCACTCAATGAAGAGTTAACTCCGCAGGGCTGGACCAAACTGTCGGTTATACGGGTAAAATAGAAAAAGAAGATTCTATAAAAAAATAACATCTATTATGGTAAAGCTGATCAATCTATCTTTGGTATTGTCTCTATTTTTTAATCTGTTAGCATTTCATCTTGTTGCTCAGCAAAATATGACTAATGTGTATGGTAGGCGTGTACAATTATTAAATGGTAAGTGGGATGCCATTGTCGATTTATATGACCAGGGTAGGAAAAACAAAATCTATCTCAATAAGAAACCGGAAAACAAGACTGATTTCTACGAATATGCTTTCGAAAATGGTATTCGTTTAAACGTGCCTTCGGATTGGAACAGCCAGATGCCTGAACTTAAATACTATGAAGGTACCATTTGGTATGGCCGTAAGTTCGATGCAGTGAAAGTAAGCGGAGAAAGGCTGTTTTTATATTTTGCTGCTGTAAGTTACCGTTGTCGTATTTATCTCAATGGCAAAGAGATCGGACAACATGAAGGAGGCTTTACTCCGTTTCAGGTTGAAATAACAGATGCTGTTAAAGAAAATAATAATTTTTTGGTCGTTGAGGTCAATAATACCCGTCGAATAGATGCCATTCCAGCAATGGCGTTTGATTGGTGGAACTACGGCGGCATTACCCGTGATGTTTTTCTGGTCAGCACACCGAAAGTTTTTATTGACGATTATTTTATCCAATTGGACAAGAACAGAGGCGATAAAATCAATGCTCAGGTAAAACTTTCAGAAAAGTTGGCCAATTCTTCCGTAACCATCGAAATGCCAGAATTACAACTAAGACAAACCCTTGAGACGAATGCTTTCGGAGAAGTAGAAACGTCTTTTACATCAACAAAAATCAAACGTTGGTCGCCAGCTGCACCAAAATTATATCATGTCAAGATATCTACCCAAACTGACAAAATAGAGGAGGAGATCGGCTTTCGTAATATTGGGGTGAAGGGGGAAGATATTTTGCTGAATGGCCAACCTATTTTTCTGAAGTCGATTTCATTTCATGAGGAAATACCTCAGCGTGAAGGCCGTGCTTTTTCGCAGTCAGACGCGTTGATGTTGCTTTCGGAAGCTAAGGCTTTGGGCTGTAACATGATTCGCTTGGCACATTATCCACAAAATGAATATATCGTGCGAATGGCAGAAAAAATGGGTTTCATGTTGTGGGAAGAAATTCCCATTTGGCAGGGGATCGATTTTGAAAATGAATCGACCAAGAAAAAAGCGGTTAAAATGATGCGTGAAATGATCGCGCGTGATAAAAACCGTTGCGCACTTACCTTTTGGGGGGTAGCTAACGAAACCCAGCCTTCGCAGCCAAGAAATGCTTTCATCAGGCACTTGATTGCAACATGCCGAGACATGGACACAACACGACTTATTACGGCTGCTTTTGACCTGGTTCGTTTTAATAAAGAAAAAGAAATTTTTGTCATGGACGATCCTTTCATTAAAGAGCTGGATGTGGTAGCGGTTAATAAATATTTAGGCTGGTACCACCATTGGCCGATTTCCCCTGATAAAGCTGTATGGGATGTGGCAAAAGGGCAGCCTTTGATTATCTCTGAATTCGGCGGGGAGGCCCTTTATGGAAAAGCGGGCGAAAAGGATGTTGCAAGTTCATGGAGTGAAGATTACCAAGCAACTTTATACAAAGACAACTTGCAAATGTTTAAGCATATCCCGAACCTACGCGGAATCTCACCTTGGTTGTTATTTGATTTCCGTTCGCCTTTCCGTTTTCATCCGACTAACCAAGGGGGATGGAATCGAAAAGGGTTAGTTTCGGATCAAGGTTATCGAAAGAAAGCATGGTATCTTATAAAGGAATATTATGAGAATAATTTATAGAAATGAATGAAAGCAGAGAAAAGAGTAAAGCACAAAATGAATACATACAAAAAAGGTTTATTCAAATACATCGAACTGATATGCTTATTGTGGCTTTTAATGCAGACAACGTTATTGCAAGCGCAAGATGCTGTCGATTTATCTGGTACTTGGGGTTTTCAGACTGATGTGATGGATTTTCGTAGGGGCTCGCTGTCGCCTCGGTATAATCACGTATTACAAGGAACGATTAAACTACCGGGTATTACAGATGATTATCATATAGGGTATCAAACTCCCTATAAATATATTGACCGTCTGACCCGAAAATATGAATACATGGGTCCGGCATGGTACCAACGTGATATCGAAATCCCTGCTGACTGGAAAGGAAAAAAAATATTTCTATATTTTGAACGTACCCATTGGTTGAGTTCGATTTTTGTAGACACCAAAGAAGTTAGCAGCATCGATTATGTCAGCGTGCCACACAACCACGATTTGAGTGCATTTTTAAAACCGGGAAAGAAGCACCGCATTACCATTTGTATTGATAATCGATTTCAGTACAATACGCACAAATGGAATCATGCACATACAGAATTTACGCAAATTAACTGGAACGGCATCTTGGGGGATATGAAACTGCTGGCCTTAGATCCGGTCTACATCGACGATTTTCAGGTATATCCCAACATAGCCGATCAGTCTATAAAAGTAAAGTTAAAGGTAAATAATACGATTAAAAAGCAGGTAAATGGTAAGGTATCTTTTGCTATCTCCGGAACAGACTACAGCCTCAAGCATCAAATTGCCATCGTAAGTACTGATTCGGTAAATATTGTAGAGGCCAATATTCCCTTAGGTAAACGCATTAAACTGTGGGATGAGTTTAACCCAAATCTCTATCGGATTAGCTGCCAGTTGAATACTTCCGATGGTAACAATAGCTATACGCATGAGAAATCGACCACCTTTGGTATGCGCGAAGTAAAGCAGGGAAAAAATCATATACTGCTCAATAATCATCCGATACATTTACGAGGTAATGTAGAAAATGCGGTTTTTCCAAAAACAGGACATGCTCCGCTTGATGATGGCTCTTGGGAAAGAATTATGATGCTGATGAAGGACTACGGCATGAACCATTTACGTTTCCATTCTTGGTGTCCCCCGGCTGCTGCCTTTCGCATGGCAGACAAACATGGAATATATTTTGAGGTGGAAATGCCTATGTGGGGCAAAGATGCCGAACCGGACGAGGCAAGATATAACTTTTTCCGCCGGGAAATTAAAGCTATTTTAAAAGAATATGGCAATCACCCTTCTTTTGTTCTTTACTGCAATGGCAATGAAATTACAGGCAATTTCGACTTTATTGAGGAATTAACTGCCGAAGGTAGAAAAGCTGATCCCCGCCATTTGTATAGTGGTTCTACTGCGCGAACACGGGTTAAGTCAGATCAATATTACGTATCCCAACAAACCAACAAAGGTGCGGTGAAGGTTTATGAGGGGCTACCCGGCACCGACTGGGATAAGAATATGGAATCTGATGTAGATGTGCCTGTGATCTCGCACGAGTCGGGACAACGATGTATCTACCCAAATTTTGATGAGATAAAGAAATATGCAAACAGCCCCGTGGAGGCGCGAAATTTTGAGGTTTTTCGAGACCTATTGCAAAAGAATGGTATGTTGGATCAGGCAAAAGATTTCTTTAGGGCATCTGGTGCTCTGACGGTACTGGAATACAAAGCCGTTATCGAAGCCTTATTGCGCTCGGGTAAATCTGCTGGTTTCCAGCTCTTGTCGATGAACGATTTTCCAGGGCAGGGTTACGCTCCAGTTGGTATTTTTGATCCCTTCTGGGACTCAAAGGGACTGGTTACCGCCGATAAATTCCGAGAGTTTTGCGCGCCCACTGTTGCTCTACTGCGGTACGAAAAAAGCAGTTTCTTCAATACAGAAACATTTAAAGGGAAAGCGGAAGTTTATAATTTTAGCAATTCCGTTCTCGAAAATGCCAAGATTAAATGGTGGTTGACGGATACCGCAGGCAGTGTATTGCAAAAGGGTACGCTTAAAAAGCAAACCATTGCCAATCAAAATGTGTCGCCGGTGGGTGAATTTGAGATTTCCCTTAAAAATATCCGCAGCCAAAAGGTTACGGTTCATCTTGCTGTTAATGATTCCATTAAAAATAGCTGGG encodes the following:
- a CDS encoding sugar-binding domain-containing protein, which codes for MNTYKKGLFKYIELICLLWLLMQTTLLQAQDAVDLSGTWGFQTDVMDFRRGSLSPRYNHVLQGTIKLPGITDDYHIGYQTPYKYIDRLTRKYEYMGPAWYQRDIEIPADWKGKKIFLYFERTHWLSSIFVDTKEVSSIDYVSVPHNHDLSAFLKPGKKHRITICIDNRFQYNTHKWNHAHTEFTQINWNGILGDMKLLALDPVYIDDFQVYPNIADQSIKVKLKVNNTIKKQVNGKVSFAISGTDYSLKHQIAIVSTDSVNIVEANIPLGKRIKLWDEFNPNLYRISCQLNTSDGNNSYTHEKSTTFGMREVKQGKNHILLNNHPIHLRGNVENAVFPKTGHAPLDDGSWERIMMLMKDYGMNHLRFHSWCPPAAAFRMADKHGIYFEVEMPMWGKDAEPDEARYNFFRREIKAILKEYGNHPSFVLYCNGNEITGNFDFIEELTAEGRKADPRHLYSGSTARTRVKSDQYYVSQQTNKGAVKVYEGLPGTDWDKNMESDVDVPVISHESGQRCIYPNFDEIKKYANSPVEARNFEVFRDLLQKNGMLDQAKDFFRASGALTVLEYKAVIEALLRSGKSAGFQLLSMNDFPGQGYAPVGIFDPFWDSKGLVTADKFREFCAPTVALLRYEKSSFFNTETFKGKAEVYNFSNSVLENAKIKWWLTDTAGSVLQKGTLKKQTIANQNVSPVGEFEISLKNIRSQKVTVHLAVNDSIKNSWDIWVYPKHQNLMQSTDKVLYTDVYDDVAKSQLAQGKTVVLYASPDKIKGRKSLFHNHFWNPIMFAWAPMTIGNLVHHQQGMFKDFLTSYHTDWQWWDILNHAKVIEMQDAPQQLRPFIQVIDSYDNNQKLGIGFEAQLNGGKLLVMALDTKTDMDNRPATQQLLYSMDNYVKSAKFSPQVAVDETFIQSFLIKYRRVKR